One Corallincola holothuriorum DNA segment encodes these proteins:
- the ilvD gene encoding dihydroxy-acid dehydratase, which translates to MPRKLRSATTTQGRNMAGARALWRATGMKDGDFDKPIIAVVNSFTQFVPGHVHLKDMGQLVAGAIEEAGGVAKEFNTIAVDDGIAMGHGGMLYSLPSRELIADSVEYMVNAHCADAMVCISNCDKITPGMLMASLRLNIPVIFVSGGPMEAGKTKLSDQIIKLDLVDAMVQAADPTISDEQTEQVERSACPTCGSCSGMFTANSMNCLTEALGLSQPGNGSLLATHADREQLFLNAGKRIVDLCERYYQQDDDSALPRNIATYEAFENAMALDIAMGGSTNTVLHLLAAAQEAEVDFTMADMDRLSRRVPNLCKVAPATSKYHMEDVHRAGGVISILGELARAGLLNTDIPTVLGQTMGENLAEYDITVTDSEAVKTMYRAGPAGIRTTKAFSQDCRWPTLDDDRENGCIRSKEHAYSQDGGLAVLFGNLAEKGCIVKTAGVEEENLTHRGPARIYESQDDAVAGILAGDVKAGEVVLIRYEGPKGGPGMQEMLYPTSYLKSMGLGKKCALITDGRFSGGTSGLSIGHASPEAAAGGNIALVAQGDIIDIDIPNRKVHLEVSDEELGKRRAAMEAKGEAAWRPENRERAVSFALKAYAALATSADMGAVRDKSKL; encoded by the coding sequence ATGCCACGTAAATTGCGTTCAGCGACCACGACTCAGGGTCGTAATATGGCCGGTGCCCGCGCCCTTTGGCGTGCCACGGGTATGAAAGATGGTGATTTCGATAAGCCGATTATCGCCGTTGTTAACTCCTTTACCCAGTTTGTTCCCGGTCATGTGCACCTGAAAGATATGGGGCAATTGGTCGCAGGCGCAATTGAAGAAGCCGGTGGTGTGGCAAAAGAGTTTAATACCATCGCCGTCGATGACGGTATCGCCATGGGCCATGGCGGTATGCTGTATAGCCTACCTTCCCGTGAGCTGATTGCTGACTCGGTGGAGTATATGGTGAATGCACACTGCGCTGATGCCATGGTTTGTATCTCTAACTGCGACAAGATCACCCCAGGTATGTTGATGGCGTCACTGCGCCTGAATATCCCAGTGATCTTTGTTTCCGGTGGGCCGATGGAAGCGGGTAAAACCAAGCTGTCTGACCAGATCATCAAACTAGATCTGGTTGATGCCATGGTGCAAGCGGCAGATCCAACTATCTCTGATGAACAAACCGAACAGGTTGAGCGCAGTGCCTGTCCAACGTGTGGCTCTTGCTCTGGCATGTTTACTGCCAACTCTATGAACTGTTTGACGGAAGCCTTGGGTCTATCTCAGCCCGGCAACGGTTCTTTGCTGGCGACTCACGCTGATCGCGAGCAGTTGTTCCTCAATGCGGGTAAGCGCATTGTTGACCTGTGTGAGCGCTATTATCAGCAGGATGATGATAGTGCCCTGCCACGTAATATTGCGACCTATGAAGCGTTTGAAAACGCCATGGCGCTAGATATCGCCATGGGCGGTTCGACCAATACTGTGTTGCACTTATTGGCTGCGGCACAGGAAGCGGAAGTTGATTTCACCATGGCGGATATGGATCGATTATCTCGTCGGGTACCTAATTTATGTAAGGTTGCGCCTGCGACCAGTAAATACCACATGGAAGATGTGCATCGTGCTGGCGGTGTGATCAGTATTTTGGGCGAACTGGCGCGTGCTGGCTTGCTGAATACCGATATCCCTACGGTATTGGGCCAAACCATGGGTGAAAACCTGGCCGAGTATGACATTACAGTAACCGACAGCGAAGCCGTGAAAACCATGTATCGCGCAGGTCCTGCAGGCATTCGTACCACCAAAGCGTTCAGTCAGGATTGTCGCTGGCCAACGCTGGATGATGACCGTGAAAACGGCTGTATCCGGAGTAAGGAACATGCTTACAGTCAAGACGGTGGTTTGGCCGTATTGTTCGGTAACTTGGCAGAAAAGGGCTGTATCGTAAAAACGGCTGGGGTTGAGGAAGAGAATCTCACTCACCGTGGCCCAGCCCGTATCTATGAAAGCCAGGACGACGCGGTGGCCGGTATTTTGGCCGGTGATGTTAAGGCTGGCGAAGTTGTGTTAATTCGCTACGAAGGTCCGAAAGGCGGCCCGGGTATGCAGGAGATGCTTTATCCCACCAGTTATCTGAAATCGATGGGCTTAGGCAAAAAGTGCGCTTTGATCACCGATGGTCGTTTCTCCGGTGGTACGTCCGGCTTGTCGATCGGTCATGCTTCGCCAGAAGCCGCCGCTGGGGGCAACATTGCACTGGTAGCGCAAGGGGACATCATCGATATCGATATTCCTAATCGTAAGGTACATCTGGAAGTGTCTGATGAAGAGCTGGGCAAGCGCCGTGCCGCGATGGAAGCGAAAGGCGAGGCTGCTTGGCGTCCGGAGAATCGTGAGCGTGCAGTGAGCTTTGCGCTGAAAGCTTATGCGGCCTTGGCAACGAGTGCCGACATGGGTGCTGTTCGTGATAAAAGTAAACTGTAA
- the ilvA gene encoding threonine ammonia-lyase, biosynthetic has product MNNLLPHLSARQPSAAEYLRRILLAPVYDVAVKSDLTPMRKLSERLGCEVLLKREDQQPVHSFKIRGAYNKIAGLNADQQAKGVVAASAGNHAQGVALSGQKLGIKATIVMPNNTPDIKIDSVRRLGGNVVIHGNSFDEASAESRRLAETEGYTLAAPFDDPDVIAGQGTIGVELLQQARDMDYVFLPVGGGGLAAGVALYLKSLKPSIKVIGVEAEDSACLLAALEAGERVNLDQVGLFADGVAVKLIGEETFRVCAAFIDEVITVSTDEICAAIKDIFDDTRAVSEPAGALALAGLKKFQARYKLQGKKLTTVLSGANVNFHSLRYVSERTELGEGREGVLAVTIPEQKGSFRRFCELLGGHGITEFNYRFADPAKAHIYVGVRLAEKADMANLLATLGDSGYEVHDLTDNELAKLHVRYMVGGRPSQPLIERLYGFEFPESQGALMRFLNRLGERWNITLFHYRNHGAAYGRVLAGFNVSDQEKAEFEASLNDVGYEWRDETSNPVYDYFLAHRD; this is encoded by the coding sequence ATGAATAACCTGTTACCTCACCTGAGTGCTCGTCAGCCGAGTGCTGCCGAGTATCTGCGCCGGATATTGCTTGCCCCTGTTTATGATGTGGCGGTGAAGTCAGATCTGACACCGATGCGTAAATTGTCGGAACGTTTGGGCTGTGAAGTGCTGCTGAAACGTGAAGATCAGCAACCGGTGCACTCATTCAAGATCCGCGGTGCTTACAACAAGATCGCCGGTTTGAACGCGGATCAGCAGGCAAAAGGTGTGGTGGCAGCATCGGCAGGAAACCATGCGCAAGGGGTGGCTTTATCTGGGCAAAAGCTCGGTATTAAAGCCACCATTGTGATGCCCAACAACACACCGGACATCAAAATTGATTCGGTGCGGCGCTTGGGTGGCAACGTGGTGATCCACGGCAATAGCTTTGACGAAGCATCTGCAGAGTCCCGTCGTTTAGCCGAAACCGAAGGTTATACCTTGGCGGCACCCTTTGATGATCCTGATGTGATTGCGGGTCAGGGCACTATTGGTGTTGAGCTGTTGCAACAGGCGCGGGATATGGACTATGTGTTCCTCCCTGTGGGTGGTGGTGGCTTGGCGGCTGGCGTGGCTCTGTATTTGAAGAGCTTGAAGCCGTCTATTAAGGTGATCGGCGTTGAGGCCGAAGATTCCGCCTGCTTGCTGGCGGCGCTGGAAGCCGGAGAGCGAGTGAACTTGGATCAGGTTGGCTTGTTCGCTGATGGCGTTGCGGTGAAGCTTATCGGTGAAGAGACCTTCCGCGTATGTGCGGCGTTTATCGACGAAGTGATCACGGTTTCTACCGATGAGATCTGTGCGGCGATCAAAGATATTTTTGATGATACCCGTGCTGTTTCGGAGCCTGCGGGGGCGCTGGCGCTGGCGGGCTTGAAGAAGTTCCAGGCACGCTACAAGCTTCAGGGTAAAAAACTGACCACGGTGTTGTCAGGGGCCAATGTTAACTTTCATAGCTTGCGCTATGTGTCTGAGCGGACTGAGCTGGGTGAAGGACGGGAAGGCGTATTGGCTGTTACCATCCCTGAACAGAAAGGCAGCTTCCGCCGCTTCTGTGAACTGTTGGGTGGTCATGGTATTACTGAGTTTAACTACCGCTTTGCTGATCCTGCGAAAGCCCATATCTATGTTGGTGTGCGGTTGGCGGAAAAAGCTGACATGGCTAACCTGTTAGCCACTTTGGGTGACAGCGGTTATGAGGTGCATGACTTAACTGACAATGAGCTGGCGAAGCTGCATGTGCGTTATATGGTTGGCGGCCGCCCATCGCAGCCATTGATTGAGCGTTTATATGGCTTTGAATTCCCTGAATCCCAAGGCGCGCTGATGCGTTTCTTGAATCGCCTTGGTGAACGCTGGAATATCACGCTTTTCCATTATCGTAATCACGGCGCCGCTTATGGTCGAGTGCTAGCTGGTTTTAATGTTAGCGATCAAGAAAAAGCTGAATTTGAAGCCTCTTTGAATGACGTTGGCTACGAATGGCGTGACGAAACGTCCAATCCTGTCTATGATTACTTCTTAGCACATCGCGATTAA
- a CDS encoding TMEM165/GDT1 family protein, with the protein MISIQAFSLSLTLVFLAEIGDKSQLVCMALAARHRAWPVLLGSVAAFSVLNLLAVLFGAALAEWIPASWLAVGVALLFLWFGIQSLRNGSEEDEECIQRPTHRLILSTFMMIFAAEFGDKTQLAVAGLAAQQPLLSVWLGGTLALVFTSALGVFAGRRWLSKLPVNYLHKGSGVLFLLMAALSASSLVWSF; encoded by the coding sequence ATGATCTCTATTCAAGCATTTAGCCTGAGCCTGACCTTGGTCTTTTTGGCGGAAATAGGCGATAAAAGCCAGCTAGTGTGTATGGCTCTGGCCGCACGCCATCGCGCCTGGCCTGTGCTGCTTGGCTCTGTGGCGGCGTTCTCGGTTTTGAACTTACTTGCGGTGCTCTTTGGTGCGGCGCTCGCTGAGTGGATCCCAGCGTCATGGCTGGCGGTTGGTGTGGCGCTGCTGTTTCTTTGGTTCGGGATCCAGTCGCTACGTAATGGTAGCGAAGAGGATGAGGAGTGTATTCAGCGTCCTACGCACCGCTTGATCCTGTCGACTTTTATGATGATTTTTGCCGCAGAGTTTGGCGATAAAACTCAACTGGCAGTGGCGGGATTGGCTGCGCAACAACCTCTGCTATCGGTCTGGCTGGGGGGCACCTTGGCTTTGGTTTTTACCTCTGCCTTGGGAGTGTTCGCGGGACGTCGTTGGCTGTCGAAGTTGCCCGTAAATTATTTGCATAAGGGCAGTGGGGTGCTGTTTTTGCTGATGGCAGCGCTCAGCGCCAGTAGCTTAGTTTGGTCTTTTTAA
- a CDS encoding MipA/OmpV family protein: MKYTALFAASLLPFMTCADTKESLSIGAGFVLQNSAYADYDDDNRVIPLVKFENEHFFVDKDGAGYKLFENQQHRVGIAIGVGKEEWDPKNTNRFRTLDTRHRSIDAGVSYRFQDRIYGQFSAKLSTDISDDHNGIRADLGYGYPYPVTPELMLIPNIHLSYMDSDYANYYYGVSEEESARSGVSAYDTGSALKYGVGLAAAYRITEEWSVSAGANYSWLDSELEDSPLVDDDAESSVFMGVSYKFW; this comes from the coding sequence ATGAAGTACACAGCTCTTTTCGCAGCCTCTCTGCTGCCTTTTATGACTTGCGCAGACACAAAAGAAAGCCTAAGTATTGGTGCCGGATTTGTACTGCAAAACAGCGCTTACGCTGACTATGATGACGACAATCGCGTTATTCCTCTGGTGAAGTTTGAAAACGAGCACTTCTTTGTCGATAAAGATGGAGCCGGTTACAAACTATTTGAAAATCAACAACACCGCGTCGGTATCGCCATCGGGGTAGGCAAAGAGGAGTGGGATCCAAAGAACACCAATCGTTTCCGTACGTTAGATACCCGCCATCGCAGTATTGATGCTGGCGTCTCTTACCGCTTTCAAGATCGTATCTATGGCCAATTCAGCGCCAAACTCAGCACAGATATCAGTGATGACCACAACGGTATCCGAGCCGACTTGGGCTACGGCTACCCTTATCCAGTGACACCCGAATTAATGCTGATCCCTAACATTCACCTGAGCTACATGGATTCAGACTATGCCAACTACTACTATGGCGTTTCAGAAGAAGAATCTGCCCGTAGCGGTGTCTCTGCTTATGACACAGGCTCGGCACTGAAATATGGCGTTGGTCTGGCGGCGGCCTACCGTATTACCGAAGAGTGGAGCGTGTCTGCTGGCGCTAACTACTCATGGTTAGATAGCGAGCTTGAAGATAGCCCACTGGTTGACGACGATGCAGAAAGCAGCGTATTCATGGGCGTCAGCTATAAGTTCTGGTAA
- a CDS encoding MipA/OmpV family protein gives MNMKHLLVLALASSLPATAMAAGDTEIGAGVQMRSTAYRNYDDSARAIPIIKFDTEWFYAGGGEIGFKALDKGPHRIGIFLSASEEEWDGSDNDQAEFDGFEDKDQAYHLGASYRFKAKWGVVKAQYFTDISDEHEGNGATLSYAYPWMINDKLFIVPSVRVKYMDEDYANYYYGISNRDAATSAAVSAYDTGSATNFSVGVMAGYEVMEHWKLYAGVTYTSLDDDLEESPLLDDDNETSGLLGVAYKF, from the coding sequence ATGAACATGAAACATCTGTTGGTCTTGGCATTAGCTAGCTCTCTACCAGCAACAGCGATGGCCGCCGGTGACACAGAAATTGGTGCCGGCGTACAGATGCGCAGCACGGCCTACCGGAATTATGACGACAGCGCACGCGCAATCCCTATCATCAAATTCGATACTGAATGGTTTTATGCTGGCGGCGGCGAAATTGGGTTTAAGGCTCTGGACAAAGGCCCTCACCGTATCGGTATTTTCCTGAGCGCAAGTGAAGAAGAGTGGGACGGTTCAGACAATGACCAAGCGGAATTCGATGGTTTTGAAGATAAAGACCAAGCATACCACTTAGGCGCAAGTTACCGCTTCAAAGCTAAGTGGGGTGTGGTTAAAGCACAATACTTTACTGATATCAGTGATGAGCACGAAGGTAACGGCGCGACACTGAGTTACGCTTACCCTTGGATGATCAATGACAAGCTGTTTATCGTGCCTTCAGTTCGCGTTAAGTATATGGACGAGGATTACGCCAACTATTATTACGGCATCAGCAATAGAGATGCCGCCACCAGCGCCGCAGTTTCGGCCTACGATACTGGCAGCGCTACCAACTTCTCTGTTGGTGTCATGGCTGGTTATGAAGTAATGGAGCATTGGAAACTCTATGCTGGCGTCACCTATACCTCGTTAGATGATGATCTGGAAGAGAGCCCTCTGCTAGACGACGATAATGAAACCAGTGGCCTCCTTGGCGTTGCTTATAAATTCTAA
- the ubiK gene encoding ubiquinone biosynthesis accessory factor UbiK: MINPSKLEEIAKQISNALPPGVKNIADEFEAKTKQVLQAQLAKLDLVTREEFDVQTQVLLRTREKLTALEQRLSQLESNQASEENNNE, encoded by the coding sequence ATGATAAACCCCAGCAAACTCGAAGAGATAGCCAAACAGATCAGCAATGCACTACCGCCCGGCGTCAAAAATATTGCTGATGAGTTTGAAGCCAAAACCAAACAGGTGTTGCAGGCACAACTCGCTAAGCTGGATCTGGTAACGCGGGAAGAGTTCGATGTACAAACGCAGGTACTGTTGCGCACACGGGAAAAACTGACCGCTCTCGAGCAGCGCCTGTCTCAGCTTGAAAGCAATCAAGCCAGTGAAGAAAACAACAACGAGTGA